A genomic segment from Corylus avellana chromosome ca5, CavTom2PMs-1.0 encodes:
- the LOC132182913 gene encoding MYB-like transcription factor ODO1, with translation MGRQPCCDKLGVKKGPWTVEEDKKLVNFILTHGQCCWRAVPKLAGLRRCGKSCRLRWTNYLRPDLKRGLLTEDEEQLVIDLHARLGNRWSKIAARLPGRTDNEIKNHWNTHIKKKLIKMGIDPLTHEPLNKEATPQHNQDDRHDLEVNHEESQKLCSHVSSSDNSNAPTENSSTDESRSTSDLGDDDLLMNYIWSETIFLDDSFWNISPETSGSYSNFGLPSSEDNFDQWLLDYKKDFGDEDFGLGCLSNMDMNSGTH, from the exons ATGGGTAGGCAACCTTGCTGTGACAAGCTTGGAGTGAAGAAAGGGCCATGGACGGTTGAGGAGGACAAGAAGCTCGTCAATTTCATCCTCACCCACGGCCAATGTTGTTGGCGTGCCGTGCCCAAGCTTGCCGGACTCCGCCGCTGTGGCAAGAGCTGCCGTCTCCGGTGGACTAACTACCTGCGCCCGGACTTGAAGCGTGGCCTACTTACTGAAGACGAGGAGCAACTTGTTATTGATCTTCATGCCCGTCTTGGCAATAG gTGGTCGAAAATTGCAGCAAGATTGCCGGGAAGAACCGACAACGAGATCAAGAATCATTGGAACACCCACATCAAGAAAAAGCTTATTAAGATGGGGATTGATCCACTTACGCATGAGCCACTCAATAAAGAAGCCACCCCACAACATAATCAAGATGATCGTCATGATCTCGAAGTCAATCATGAGGAGTCACAAAAACTATGTAGCCATGTCTCCTCCAGCGACAATTCTAATGCCCCAACTGAAAATTCTTCGACCGACGAATCTCGGTCAACGTCGGACCTCGGCGATGATGACCTGTTAATGAATTACATATGGTCGGAGACAATATTTCTCGATGATTCCTTCTGGAATATTTCCCCGGAAACTAGCGGAAGCTACAGTAATTTTGGGTTGCCGTCATCGGAGGATAACTTCGATCAATGGTTATTGGATTACAAGAAGGACTTTGGCGATGAAGATTTTGGGCTGGGTTGTTTAAGCAACATGGACATGAACTCTGGCACGCACTAA